CGGTTCGCCCCATCCCTTGATCCTGCAAATGCTTGGCGAATTCGACGATGAGAATCGAATTCTTGCACGCCAATCCGACCAGCACCACCAGCCCAATCTGCACGAAAATGTTGACATCTCGTCCCGACCATTGCACCCCCACCACCGAGCACAACAGGCACAACGGCACCACCAGAATCACCGCCAGCGGCAGCGCCCAACTTTCGTACAAACCCGCTAATGCCAAGAACACACTCACCACCGCAAGCAGGAAGACGAAAATCGCCGTATCTCCCGCTTGAATCTGCTGATAGAACAAATCGGTCCATTCGATATTCATGGTGCGTGGCAGGGTTTCCGCCGCGAGTCGATCCACCGCCGCGATTGCATCGCTATTGCTGAATCCCGCCGCGACATTCCCGCTAATCACCGCCGAATGGTGCAAGTTATACCGCGTCGCGGTCACAGGTCCGCCGATCTCGCGGATGCGCACCAATGTGCTCAGCGGCACCATTTCCCCGTCCCGGTTGCGGACCTGAAATTGCCCCACATCCTGAATGTCACTGCGAAAGGCCCCTTCGGCCTGCACCGTCACCTGCCAAATTCGCCCTAAGTCGTTGTAGCTATTGACATACGACGACCCCAGAAACATATTCAAAGTTTGATGAATGTCCGAGACCGGCACCCCGAGCGCGGCCGCCTTGGTGCGATCCACCTCCAGGAACAGTTGCGGCGCATTCGAACGATACTGCGAACTCGCATTCGCCACTTGCGGCAGTTCCGTGAGCCGTTCGACAAACGGATCCAGTTGTGCCTGCAAGACTTCGTTGGGCATCCCCGCCCGATCTTGCAGAATCAGCTTAAATCCACCGGCCAAGCCCAATCCCGGAATCGGCGACGTGGCGAACACGGTCACTTGCGCCTCGGGGACTTCTTTGGCCCAGCGTGCCCGCATTTTGGCCATGATGGCCGTGTGTCGCAACGCGGGTGATTGCCGCTCCGCAAACGGCTTCAACACCACGAACATCGATGCGAAATTCGGACTATTCGCTTGCAGCAAAAACGAAATGCCGACATTCGAGACCGCGTGCGCCACACCCGGCGTTTCCATGGCAATCTGCTGAATTTTCAGCGTCGCCTCCTCAGTCCGCTCCAGCGAGGCCGAATCGGGTAGCTGCACATTGACAATCAATCGCCCCTGATCTTGTTGGGGAATAAAGCCTTGCGGTGCCGAGCGAAACACCTCAATGGTGGTCGCCAACAGCACGCCATACAGGATCAACGGCACCATGCGCACGCGCAACAACTGACGGATGATCCACCCGTACCAGTTCGATCCGATTCCGAAAATTCGATTGAACAGCCAAAAGAACCAGCCGAGCGTCAGCCACAAGATCCAGCCAAGCAGATCGCGTTTCTGGGAGCGCGGTCGCAACAGCAACGCCGACAGCGCGGGAGATAATGTCAGCGCACTCACCGTGGAAATCACGGTCGAAGCCGCGATGGTGATGGCAAATTGCTGAAAAAATTGCCCCGTGATCCCCGGAATGAACGCACAGGGAATGAACACCGCACACAAAACCACCCCAACGGCGAGAATCGGCCCGGTGACTTCTTCCATCGCCCGACTGGTCGCCTCGCGTGCCGATAATCCGCGATCCATCCAGCGCTCGACATTTTCGACCACCACAATCGCATCATCCACGACAATGCCGATTGCCAACACGAGGCCAAAGAGCGAGATATTGTTGAGGCTGTACCCCAAGAGGGCCATAATGGCGAAGGTGCCGATGATGGCGACAGGAACCGCAATCAGCGGAATCATGGCCGCACGCCAACTTTGCAGAAACACGAGCACCACGACCGCGACCAATGCCAACGCTTCAAATAACGTCTTGACCACATCGTTGACCGAATCCCGCACGAACGTCGAGGTATCGTAGCCAATGCGATATTCGACGGAATCCGGGAATCGCTTCGCCAATTCGTCCATCTTGGCTTTGACTGCGCTGGCCACATCCAAGGCGTTGGAGCCAGGCAATTGGTACAACCCCAGTCCGACCGTGGGCTGCCCATCGAAATACGAAATGGTGTTGTAATTCTGCGAGCCAATTTCGATTCGTGCGACATCCTTGAGACGTACCGTGGGCGTGTTGACACTCGGAATCAGCCCGAGATCGCGCGATTGCAGGCTGTTGGCCCCTGCTGCGCCGCCGATCATTTCGCTTCCGGTAATCGTCGCAGCAATCCCCGACGCTGCGCCACCGCTGGGCATGCCAGATCCGACTGCGGACATTGCCTCGGAATTCGCAGCACTGGTAGCAAGACTTCGCGACGGCGCAGTGGGATTGGAAAGCGGATTCGCACTCGGCGATGCGGTGACATTCTCACCAGAAAGCGGTGTCGCGGGATTGGCCAACGGCGGAGGCGACGGCATCGATTCGATCGGCGTCGGTCGGCCGCTTCCGCGCGTGGGAATCGAGCGACCAGCGGGGATTGGATTCGGCCGTTCAACGACCAATCCCGTCGGTCCCAACATGGTCGGCGGCGTCCCAATTTTCAGCACGATTTCGCCAAACTGATCGGGATCGCTCAATCGTCCCAGGGTGCTTAAGGGCAAATCAAAGGCTTGGCCGTTGGCAATGGGCGGTTGTCCGATTCGGCCTGCGGGGGCATCGATATTTTGACTGCGAATCGCCGCCGCGACATCGAGCGCAGTCAAATTTCGCGCTGCCAATTTCTGCGGATCCAACCAGATCCGCATGCTGTAATCCCGTTGCCCGAAGACGTTAATGTCCGAGATGCCATCGACACGAAGCAATTCATCCCGAACCGCGATTGTGGCAAAATTGCTGAGATACTTATCGTCATACCGGCCATCGGTGGAAATGAAATTGACAATCATCAGCATATCCGGCGTTCGCTTGCGAATGCGGATTCCCTGATTTTGCACGGCCGTGGGCAATTGCGGCATCGCCAGCGCCACGCGATTTTGCACCATCACCAACGCGGTTTTAATGTCCGTACCAATTTCAAACGTCACCGTCAGCGAATAACTGCCATCGTTCCCCGATTGCGAGGACATGTAGATCATCCCCGGCACCCCGTTGACATATTGTTCGATCGGGGCACCAACGGAATTGGCCACTTCGCGGGCGCTGGCTCCGGGATAACTAATCGAGATCGAAACGCCGGGCGGGGTGATGGCGGGATATTGCGATACCGGCAAAAAGATCAGGGCAATCAGGCCGATCAGCGTCACCACGATCGAAAGCACCGTCGCAAAGATCGGCCGTCGAATGAAAAACTCGCTCATGGCCCAACCTCACGACTTCGCGGCGTTCGGCGTTTTGGCTTGGGCACCTTCAACCGGGATCGGCTCGCCAGTTTTGATGGTTGGCATGCGCATTTCTTGACGCTCGACGCGCAGTTTCGGTCGCAATTGCTGCAACGCCCCCACCGCGACCCACTCATCGGCGTCCAGCCCTTCTTCGATCACCCGCAATCCATCTTCTTGCAATGCCCCCACCTTCACGCGGCGATATTGCACCTGATTCTCCGCATCGATCACATACACATATTTCAATCCCTGATCCGATCCGATCGCGCGATCGATCACCAGCACCGCGGAAGCTGGCTCGCCGATCGGCAGGCGGATGCGGGTGAACATCCCCGGTGTCAACCACCACACCCCGTCCCGCAATTGCCGATTCGCAAAGACGCCACGCACGGCAATGGTCCCCGTGGACGGATTGACCTGGTTGTTGATGAAGTTGATCTTTCCTTCATGCGGAAAGCCCGTTTCACCTTCCAACCCCATGCGAACAGGAAGTTCCTGCAGCCAACTTTCGATCGAGCCGGTTCCGGGCTTCCCCGATTGAAACGAGCCGGTCAGCCGATGATACGTCCGCTCATCCAGATCGAAGTAGACGTACATCGGATTCATCGACACGACGGTTGTCAGCAGCGTTTGATCCTGCGTCACCAAGTTGCCCAGCGTGTAGAAATACCGGCTGATTCGCCCACTAATTGGCGAGCGAATTTTGGTGAATTCCAGATTCAGCTTCGCGGTCTGCACCGTCGATTGCGCCATCTTGATGCGGGCATTCGCTTCTTCGACTTGGGCCACATCTTGATCGAGTTGTTGCTGACTGACGGCCCCACCCAACGAGCGATCCCGTTCCAGGGTCTTCGTCGCTAATTTCCATTGGGCGGTATAGACATCGACTTGGCTTTGCGCCTCGTCCAGAATCGCCTGATACGGTCGCGGGTCAATCTCGAACAGCAAATCCCCCGCGTTCACTTCCGAGCCTTCCTGGAACGGCATTTTCGTCAAATACCCGGTCACTCGCGCGCGAATGCTCACCGCTTGCACCGCATCGGTTCGCCCGGTGTATTCCACCGTCTCGGTCACCACACGCGACACGGGTTTGGCAATCGGCACCACCAATGTGTCGGCCTGCTTCTGCGGTGGCTCTTTCGAGGGACGCTGACAGCCCGAGATGCTGCCCAAACCACCCATCATCGCTAGCATCCCCGCGAAGACTACCCATCGGCATTCCAGATTGCGGAACCGACGCGGGCCCGCGATTCGATCGCATCGGTTGTTCATGGCTTGGTCCCACTCCCCTTCATCGGTCCCGCTCGAGTTCCCACGATCGTCACAATCTCATCCATAATGTTAGCGTGCAAACGGCTTCTCAATCGAGAAAAATTTCTCGTTTTTTCGCCGCTCACGGCGTCGGAGTTCCGGTCATCCCACGTGATTTCAAGCATCGCTCGAAAAATTCGACGATCGGTTTGGGATCGGTCAACCCGTGGGGATGATGATCTTGGCCCGGCTTCACGATCCGTTCCACGGGGCCGCGAAGCTGCTGATACCGCTGGTAAACCACCTCGGAATTCTCCAAATGCGGCACCACACGATCCGCATCCCCGTACACCAGCAGCAGCGGAATCCCGGCCTCGGCCAACGGCTTCAGTTGATCCACCGGATTGATTTTGGCTCGAATCGCTTCCTGATCGTTGGCAAATTGATAGGCCTTGAGCAGATTTTGCCATTCGGCTGCCGAGCCATTTCCGGTGCCAAGTCCCTTCACCTTCCCGCCGGGCCAACTCTTCGTGTCACACACGCCGTTATCGAGATAGACCGCCAAGGTGCGATTCGGATGCCGCGCCGCCCACGCCATGCAATACAACGCACCGCGACTCAACCCGATGAATCCCGGTTTCGGATGCAGCTTGGAATCCCGCACCAGAACCTCATAGACCGTTTCCCACGATTTCATCGCAGTCGGCGACCCAAACTGATTCGGTGCCGCAACATAGACCAGATGCCACCCCGCCTTCACGAGCGCCACATCCGCATTGGCAAACGCACCGAAGAACTCCCCCCGCCACACCCAGGGCCGCCCCGGAAGCGGTTTCGCCGGCTCGACCACGATCACCGAAATTCCCGAAATTTGC
This DNA window, taken from Tuwongella immobilis, encodes the following:
- a CDS encoding efflux RND transporter periplasmic adaptor subunit, yielding MNNRCDRIAGPRRFRNLECRWVVFAGMLAMMGGLGSISGCQRPSKEPPQKQADTLVVPIAKPVSRVVTETVEYTGRTDAVQAVSIRARVTGYLTKMPFQEGSEVNAGDLLFEIDPRPYQAILDEAQSQVDVYTAQWKLATKTLERDRSLGGAVSQQQLDQDVAQVEEANARIKMAQSTVQTAKLNLEFTKIRSPISGRISRYFYTLGNLVTQDQTLLTTVVSMNPMYVYFDLDERTYHRLTGSFQSGKPGTGSIESWLQELPVRMGLEGETGFPHEGKINFINNQVNPSTGTIAVRGVFANRQLRDGVWWLTPGMFTRIRLPIGEPASAVLVIDRAIGSDQGLKYVYVIDAENQVQYRRVKVGALQEDGLRVIEEGLDADEWVAVGALQQLRPKLRVERQEMRMPTIKTGEPIPVEGAQAKTPNAAKS
- a CDS encoding alpha/beta hydrolase family protein — encoded protein: MRAIALGVVLLLGASGMADLRADSGAEPKPFHGKKSDWQGLSRTDLQISGISVIVVEPAKPLPGRPWVWRGEFFGAFANADVALVKAGWHLVYVAAPNQFGSPTAMKSWETVYEVLVRDSKLHPKPGFIGLSRGALYCMAWAARHPNRTLAVYLDNGVCDTKSWPGGKVKGLGTGNGSAAEWQNLLKAYQFANDQEAIRAKINPVDQLKPLAEAGIPLLLVYGDADRVVPHLENSEVVYQRYQQLRGPVERIVKPGQDHHPHGLTDPKPIVEFFERCLKSRGMTGTPTP